From a region of the Anomalospiza imberbis isolate Cuckoo-Finch-1a 21T00152 chromosome 3, ASM3175350v1, whole genome shotgun sequence genome:
- the SRP9 gene encoding signal recognition particle 9 kDa protein: protein MPHFQAWEEFTRAAEKLYLADPMKVRVVLKYRHCDGNLCIKVTDDVACLLYRTDQAQDVKKIEKFHSQLMRLMVAKESRSAAMETD from the exons ATGCCGCACTTCCAGGCCTGGGAGGAGTTCACCCGCGCCGCCGAGAAGCTCTACCTCGCCGACCCCATGAAG GTGCGTGTTGTCCTCAAATACCGACATTGTGATGGGAACCTCTGTATCAAAGTAACAGATGATGTGGCT TGTTTGCTGTACAGAACAGACCAGGCACAAGACGTGAAGAAGATCGAGAAATTCCACAGTCAGCTCATGCGACTCATGGTGGCCAAGGAATCCCGCAgtgctgccatggaaacagacTGA